In the genome of Streptomyces sp. NBC_00094, one region contains:
- a CDS encoding ATP-binding protein, with translation MAVQGPRQLVIVAVDDYFTGDEDFAARIRGQVETVTQWLAAPALDAERRFKTAQSKLGSAGDLRAFLVEQELTSPAWGEAVVVYITGHGVRGPSGRHYLTFGDTCDDRLLGTAFPTSELITQILDSEAEHILVLVDSCFAGSLDSELSRVLEDLSAARRGLKTLGVVATGDFHQSPRVGEFTELLGKVLAKASDESAGFTAPHLSFEEWDGLLRAVGDENPWLIEAIWVWPRSRRDVPSLCLPNPRYVAPEQVVQAPRQPLALSVPVLDQFWLSRASGRTGDSDPGWYFSGRQTLMKRLVNFVSDGEGVLVVTGAAGSGKSALLARLVTLSDPLFALESRFTDVVHGIPEELRPGLGSVDAAVVARGKSSLELIEDLLTAFGRTSQDAPPLQVLLEHLLEVGTALARPVTLVVDGVDEAQQPLSGLSDVILPLARLRRKDGSLAVRLMLGMRSSAQDAGDGKLIDVVADQLLDALHGLLRAGGVELGVPLSQVRTDGDESVEDITAYVRALLQAQESSPYHGLDGVAAQTSEVIARAVFPSFLDARLAAAQLRSAAGVQDTGDREWRERLQQGTLALFRSDLRQVALDTSVGIGVLLSVLRATAFGQGAGLPWADVWPAVASALLGSDASAQPGLDEVIRTVQNSRLVGYLASGEEDGRVTYRPAHQRLAEVLLEYPGDLAYGPDRDASDGWTAVVEGFPGPVQGHRAIAVVCSDLAREAAPGVPHPYVRRYTVAHADAGGVLNDSIMPISLAARESSGTVRARLGMPLPVEDSTRRVLSAAGLIEPYVDGSVDVASRLSSLRFHLATASGSEAVLSGRPPEDAAGLGAGDWMTPVAVQWQPRANVIASPDSHVFTLCTVGTPDGRSLIVAGVRDGIAVWDAASGKQVVQIDTGLVRDVCVIKAAGGRSFLVAAGEQGAGVFDPVSGRRLAAWSGSGAHHVHVLRDGRDRWQVAIMTAHEAVVWHPSDDHYRAVVGPSGRNVNTAAWLRSPEGHMVRLLRDRPGFLLHDPLTGESSQVPLESAATLPMAAAPGPAGYDLLAVARQSKVELLDPFTGEKQYLPVRGGKAVTLTLPDGRRALGLKKGRSLTVWDTSVVNPAVIASFDCEPGSQVTLVALQDGAWGLAATSDEGVLLVRERREDAQEEPRPTAPVPGRPRLTAAVTAQDGRQWVAATHSDGVRLTDPVSGQTLGFLKCSSPVQCLEGLPDLGNGPSVAVSHNGGLVLWQPQAGHAQNIAGAPLAPIACLAARLANGTPVLFVAGHDGIGALDLLSSTWTYFEPPARERVSELVAYPSLAACTKIIGVAKRRMGAWDALSGSAITQIGLPLSAGRGACVVPVKGRAPLVAVGAGREVTLWDVHGWKPVGWIDTPLTTAVAPVQRDDGAWLLATGNGTGLRLWDPLSGGLVHSVLTAAPVTGIAQTTDRGNLLHISGPAGEASLRWHLGDCPV, from the coding sequence GTGGCGGTGCAGGGTCCTCGACAGCTGGTGATTGTTGCGGTGGATGACTACTTCACCGGAGATGAAGATTTCGCTGCCAGGATTCGTGGACAGGTGGAGACGGTCACGCAGTGGCTGGCGGCTCCGGCGCTGGATGCTGAGCGGCGGTTCAAGACTGCGCAGTCCAAGCTGGGTTCAGCTGGCGACCTTCGCGCGTTTCTGGTCGAGCAGGAGCTGACGAGTCCCGCATGGGGCGAGGCGGTGGTGGTCTACATCACCGGGCACGGGGTGCGGGGCCCTTCCGGGCGTCACTACCTGACGTTCGGGGATACCTGCGACGACCGCCTTCTGGGCACGGCGTTTCCTACGAGTGAGCTGATCACGCAGATCCTGGACAGTGAAGCGGAACATATATTGGTGCTGGTCGACTCCTGCTTCGCCGGCAGCCTGGACAGTGAGCTGAGCAGAGTTCTGGAGGATCTGTCTGCCGCCCGCAGAGGTCTGAAGACTCTGGGTGTTGTCGCCACTGGCGATTTTCATCAGTCGCCCCGTGTGGGTGAGTTCACCGAGCTGCTCGGGAAGGTGCTGGCCAAGGCGAGTGACGAGTCGGCCGGGTTCACTGCTCCTCATCTGTCGTTCGAGGAGTGGGACGGGCTTCTGCGGGCCGTGGGTGACGAGAACCCGTGGCTGATCGAGGCGATATGGGTGTGGCCGCGTTCACGTCGCGACGTGCCGAGCCTGTGTTTGCCCAACCCTCGCTACGTGGCCCCAGAGCAGGTAGTGCAGGCGCCCCGGCAGCCGTTGGCTCTCTCTGTACCGGTCTTGGACCAGTTCTGGCTCAGCCGGGCCTCCGGTCGTACCGGTGACAGCGATCCGGGCTGGTACTTCAGCGGGCGTCAGACGCTGATGAAGCGGCTCGTGAACTTCGTTTCCGACGGCGAGGGTGTACTGGTCGTCACCGGCGCCGCAGGGTCGGGAAAGTCTGCGTTGCTGGCACGACTTGTCACTCTGAGCGACCCCCTTTTCGCCCTCGAATCCCGGTTCACGGATGTAGTGCACGGGATCCCTGAGGAGCTGCGCCCGGGGTTGGGGTCGGTGGATGCGGCAGTGGTCGCCCGGGGGAAATCGTCCCTGGAATTGATCGAGGACCTGCTGACCGCGTTCGGCAGGACGTCCCAGGATGCTCCTCCCCTGCAGGTGCTCCTGGAACACCTCCTCGAGGTCGGCACCGCCTTGGCGAGACCCGTCACTCTGGTTGTCGACGGCGTGGACGAGGCGCAGCAGCCTCTTTCGGGATTGTCGGATGTGATCCTCCCCTTGGCACGGCTGCGGAGGAAGGACGGCAGTCTGGCCGTCCGTCTGATGCTGGGCATGCGTAGCTCGGCGCAGGATGCCGGGGACGGGAAGCTGATCGATGTGGTGGCTGATCAGCTGCTCGATGCTCTGCATGGGCTCTTGCGGGCGGGCGGGGTGGAGCTGGGGGTTCCGTTGTCGCAGGTCCGCACAGACGGTGACGAGAGCGTGGAGGACATCACCGCGTACGTGCGGGCGTTGTTGCAGGCGCAGGAGAGCAGCCCCTATCACGGCCTCGACGGCGTGGCCGCTCAGACATCGGAGGTGATCGCGCGGGCGGTGTTCCCGTCGTTCCTCGACGCTCGGCTGGCCGCGGCACAGCTGCGGAGTGCTGCTGGGGTCCAGGACACGGGGGACCGTGAGTGGCGGGAGCGTCTGCAGCAGGGGACGCTGGCGTTGTTCAGGAGTGATCTGCGGCAGGTCGCTCTTGATACCTCGGTCGGGATCGGCGTGCTGTTGTCCGTGCTGCGCGCCACTGCGTTCGGGCAGGGGGCTGGGCTGCCGTGGGCGGACGTGTGGCCAGCGGTGGCGTCCGCGCTGCTGGGGTCGGACGCGTCTGCGCAGCCGGGGCTGGATGAGGTCATCAGAACGGTGCAGAACAGTCGTCTGGTGGGTTACCTCGCCTCCGGAGAAGAAGACGGACGGGTCACCTATCGGCCGGCTCACCAGCGGCTGGCTGAAGTCTTGCTGGAGTATCCGGGTGACCTTGCGTATGGGCCGGACCGGGATGCGTCTGACGGCTGGACCGCCGTGGTGGAGGGCTTCCCAGGGCCGGTGCAGGGTCACAGGGCGATCGCTGTGGTCTGCTCCGATCTCGCACGAGAGGCAGCCCCTGGGGTCCCGCATCCCTATGTGCGCCGCTATACGGTGGCCCACGCAGATGCCGGGGGCGTTCTGAATGACTCGATCATGCCGATCTCCCTGGCGGCTCGTGAGAGCTCGGGAACGGTGCGAGCTCGGCTGGGCATGCCTTTGCCTGTGGAGGACAGCACGCGGCGGGTGCTGTCGGCTGCGGGGTTGATCGAGCCTTACGTGGATGGGTCTGTCGACGTGGCTTCCCGACTGAGTTCTCTGCGGTTCCATCTGGCAACCGCCAGCGGCTCAGAGGCAGTTCTTTCTGGTCGCCCGCCTGAGGATGCCGCCGGCTTGGGGGCCGGCGACTGGATGACGCCGGTGGCGGTGCAGTGGCAGCCACGGGCCAACGTGATCGCATCGCCCGATTCTCATGTGTTCACCCTGTGCACAGTCGGGACGCCGGACGGCCGCAGCCTCATCGTTGCAGGCGTACGCGACGGAATCGCGGTGTGGGATGCAGCCAGCGGCAAGCAGGTGGTGCAGATCGACACAGGGCTGGTCAGGGACGTCTGCGTGATCAAAGCGGCCGGGGGCCGATCGTTCCTGGTGGCCGCCGGCGAGCAGGGGGCTGGGGTGTTCGACCCTGTATCAGGAAGGCGACTGGCAGCCTGGAGCGGCTCCGGCGCCCACCATGTTCACGTTCTGCGGGACGGCCGCGACCGGTGGCAGGTAGCCATCATGACCGCGCACGAGGCCGTTGTCTGGCATCCCTCGGATGATCACTACCGTGCAGTCGTCGGCCCTTCCGGCCGGAACGTGAATACGGCCGCGTGGCTGCGCAGCCCTGAAGGACACATGGTGCGGCTGCTGAGAGATCGTCCCGGTTTCCTACTGCACGACCCGCTTACCGGGGAGTCTTCGCAGGTGCCGCTGGAGTCCGCCGCGACCCTTCCGATGGCAGCGGCACCCGGTCCTGCCGGCTACGACCTGCTGGCGGTCGCACGCCAGAGCAAGGTGGAGCTGTTGGACCCCTTCACAGGAGAGAAGCAGTATCTTCCCGTGCGGGGAGGAAAGGCCGTGACGCTGACGTTGCCTGACGGCCGGCGCGCGCTGGGCCTGAAGAAGGGCCGCTCGCTCACGGTCTGGGACACGTCTGTCGTCAATCCGGCGGTGATAGCGAGCTTTGACTGCGAGCCCGGCTCTCAGGTCACCCTGGTCGCGCTGCAGGATGGCGCCTGGGGGCTGGCGGCCACCAGCGACGAGGGTGTCCTGCTGGTACGCGAGCGTAGAGAGGACGCTCAGGAGGAACCTCGCCCGACGGCCCCGGTTCCTGGGCGGCCGCGGTTGACGGCCGCTGTCACGGCGCAGGACGGGCGGCAGTGGGTGGCTGCGACGCACAGCGATGGCGTGCGTCTGACGGATCCTGTCAGCGGTCAGACTCTGGGGTTTCTGAAGTGTTCCTCGCCGGTGCAATGCCTGGAAGGGCTGCCTGACCTGGGCAACGGCCCTTCGGTGGCGGTTTCCCACAACGGCGGGCTGGTGCTGTGGCAGCCGCAGGCCGGGCACGCCCAGAACATCGCGGGAGCCCCTCTGGCGCCTATCGCCTGTCTGGCCGCCAGGCTCGCCAACGGTACGCCCGTGCTGTTTGTCGCCGGCCACGACGGCATAGGGGCCCTTGACCTCCTCAGCAGCACATGGACGTACTTCGAGCCGCCCGCGCGGGAACGCGTGAGCGAACTGGTGGCGTATCCGTCCCTGGCAGCCTGCACAAAGATCATCGGTGTGGCCAAGAGACGCATGGGCGCGTGGGATGCGCTCAGCGGATCGGCCATCACACAGATCGGGCTCCCTCTCAGTGCGGGGCGAGGCGCATGCGTGGTACCTGTCAAAGGCAGGGCACCCCTGGTGGCGGTGGGCGCCGGGCGAGAGGTGACGCTGTGGGACGTCCACGGCTGGAAGCCCGTCGGATGGATCGACACCCCGCTGACCACTGCGGTCGCGCCTGTCCAGCGAGACGATGGGGCATGGCTGCTGGCGACCGGCAACGGCACAGGGCTGCGGTTGTGGGATCCGCTGAGCGGAGGGCTGGTGCACTCCGTACTGACCGCCGCGCCGGTGACCGGCATCGCACAGACGACCGATCGCGGCAATCTGCTGCACATCAGCGGTCCGGCCGGGGAGGCGTCCCTTCGTTGGCATCTGGGCGACTGCCCCGTGTGA